Part of the Bos indicus isolate NIAB-ARS_2022 breed Sahiwal x Tharparkar chromosome 29, NIAB-ARS_B.indTharparkar_mat_pri_1.0, whole genome shotgun sequence genome is shown below.
CCCAGGCCCAGCAGGCCCCAGGCCCTGAGGCTGCTCTGAGAGATTCTTCCTGTCCCCAGGGCTCTCGTCTCCTCCCCTACCAGCATCCATGGCAGCCACCGCAGATTGGGGCTGGCCAACATTGCCTCATGCCTGCCGGGTGTGACCAGCCTGCCTATCTGTCCCTGAGACTAGTCTGTGCTCCTCCTAAAATGGGGACATTTCAGCTGTGCCAAGGCATGGAATCCGAGACAAGAAAACCAGTTCCACCAGCTAAAGAACCTAGCGCATCCTAGGGGTGGCCAGGATGCTAAGAGGCCTCCACGTCCCACCCTGCGTTTCCCTTGGGTAGacccctcctcctctgtcattTCTGGAGGATGTCACGCCATCCGTCCTCCGTGGGGGAGTGAGCTCCATGCGGGCAGGCAGGCCCCTCTGGTTCCAGATCTATCCTAGCTCCCCGCCGAGCGGCACGTGGTGGATGCCATTAACGTGCTGAGAGTGAATAAAAACGTTCTTGATGGGGAGAAGGACAAGGGAGTATCTGATGCCACTGAGCAAGAGGTGACCTGGGCAAGGATCCAGCGccttcattttacaaattcaACAGCCGGGGAGGTCTGAGGAGTGGCAACAAAAAGCATGCTTTCCAGCTGCCTGAGCCCCTCACAGGTCacctcctctcttcccctctcaccCCATGAAGCACCAACAATCAACACTCCTCAGCCTGAATAAGAAaactggctcagtggttaaagaacttGCCCAAGGTGACCGGGTGTACCAGGCACGATTAGAAAtctaaggaaatggaaacccactccagtattcttgcctgggaaatcccatggacagggaagcctggcggggtacagtccatggggtcgcaagagctgcacacgacttagcgactaaaccaccaccactgtttCCCTGAGTAGCCTGAGGGATAGGAGATACTTGGGGGAGGTGGTAACTTCCTTGTTTCCCTGCTGGGCCCAGACGAAAGACGAGGGTGCGCGTTCTGCTTCAGAGCTCTCAGCGCTCCCAGCCGAGCCCGGATCTCGGAGGCAAAAAGCGGGGAACTCGACCCCGCCCCCGACACACCGCGGGAGCCCCGTCTCGTTCCGGGCCACTCTTCCACGGAAATGGCCCGGTAGGaacagaaggggaaggaggggccGCGGGCCAGGCCAGGACCCCTGACGCACAGCTTCAAACGGCGTGCCACCGCCGGCCTGCCGGGAAAGCGCGCCGCGCAGACCAATCGGGCCGGAGGCGGAGACCGGTTGGTTCCCGAGCTCGCCCGGTGGGGCGGGGAGCCTGGGACGAGGAGGGAGGGGCCGGCagcgggggcggggcgcggcgcCAGCCCGAGGCCGAGCCCTCTCCGCCCCACCCCGCGGGAGCCCGGCCGGGGGGCATCgcccagcccacccctccccccgcaGGGCCCGTGCCTGTTGGGGACCCTCCACGTGACTTGGTGATGCAGAACGGTTATGACCTTCACCGTGTGTCTGTGAACGCGAGGGTCCCAGCAACAGTGCGGGTTTGCACCCGGCCCTGCCGGTGGGTGCGGGGATGTGTGGGAGTGTGGGCATGTGTGGGTGTGTTGGGGAGGGTGCCCAGCGACATGTGACAAAGACTCTcgtctctgggagatggtgaaggggcCCGCGAGCTGGCGCTTTGTCTGCCTGTCTGCAGAGCGACGGTTCGCGCAGCGGCAGCAGGCGCCCGTGCGGTGCAGGATGCCGGGGCGCCAGGGTGGCCGGGGGCGCGCGCGCCTGTGCCCGGGTGAGTGCGCTGCGGCAGCACCGGGGGGCTGCGCTGCGGGTCCGCGCCGGCCCGGGCCTCGGGCGTGACCAGGAGCCACCCGTGGGCGCTGCAGTGGCCGCGTGTCCGGGTGACCTCGGGAGCCGGCCTGGACCCGGGTGGATCCCCGCGCGCCCCTCCCCGTCCGCTCTCCACGTGCGTGTCCGCGGTGCGCGTGCTCGTTGGCGCGCACCCGCCTGCCTgtcgctgccgccgccgccgccgcgaaTCGCTCCGGGAAAAGGTGCCGGGAACCGAGTGAGCCGGGGCCGCGGGCCCGAGCGCCATGGGCCGGAAGGCGCGCGGAGCGCGGCTGGTCAGCCCCGGGCCTCATCCCCGCGGGAGAGCCGCCTGGAGTCGGCAGGGGCCGGCCGGGCCCACGGGGAGGCCGGCCCGCGCCCCCTGAGCTACGGACACCAGGTGAGGGGCCGTGGGGGGAAGTGTGGGGAGCggccggggaggggcgggggcccCGGGAGGGCTTGGGGAGGCGCCTTAGCCGGCGGGGGAGGGGATGGCGCCGAAGGGATGCTGGCGAGTCCAGGGGACGCCAGGGGAAGGAAGTTCCGGGACCCTCCCTGCGCTCCCGGCCACCTCCGCTTCCTGCTCACGCCTCACCTTGTCCCCAGAGCCTGGGTTCCCTCTCACGGCTCGGGAAATGTGACCTTTATTCGGGGGGCCTGGCTCTGCAGGCCCCAGCCTGATCTCAGCTTTGGGGGACCCCTTGGGCCTTTGaccctgaccccacccccaggccaggcTCTGGAAGCTGCCCCCCCACCCAAGATCGGCCTGGGGGCAAGTGGGCAGTGGTGCCAGCCCCACCTGTGCCTGGGCTGTGGCCCTTCCTACAGGGCGCTCGCCATGGCCCCgccactcctgctgctgctgctggccagTGGAGCGGCCGCCTGCCCACTGCCCTGCATCTGCCAGAACCTGTCGGAGTCGCTCAGCACCCTCTGTGCCCACCGAGGCCTGCTGTTCGTGCCGCCCAACGTGGACCGGCGCACGGTGGAGCTGCGGCTGGCCGACAACTTCATCCAGGCCCTGGGGCCGCCGGACTTCCGCAACATGACCGGGCTGGTGGACCTGACGCTGTCCCGCAACGCCATCACCCGCATCGGGGCCCGCGCCTTCGGGGACCTGGAGAGCCTGCGCTCCCTGCACCTGGACGGCAACAGGCTGGCGGAGCTGGGCGCGGGCAGCCTGCGGGGCCCCGCCAACCTGCAGCACCTCATCCTCAGCGGCAACCAGCTGGGCCGCATCGCGCCGGGCGCCTTCGACGACTTCCTGGGCAGCTTGGAGGACCTGGACCTGTCCTACAACAACCTACGGCAGGTGCCCTGGGCCGGCATCGGCGCCATGCCCGCCCTGCACACCCTCAACCTGGACCACAACCTCATCGACGCGCTGCCCCCGGGCGCCTTTGCCCAGCTCAGCCAGCTCTCCCGCCTTGACCTCACCTCCAACCGCCTGGCCACGCTGGCACCTGACCCTCTCTTCTCCCGGGGCCGCCACGCTGAGGCCTCGCCTGCGCCGCTGGTGCTGAGCTTCAGTGGGAACCCCCTGCACTGCAACTGCGAGCTGCTTTGGCTGCGGCGGCTGGCACGGCCCGACGACCTGGAGACCTGTGCCTCCCCGCCCGGCCTGGCTGGCCGCTACTTCTGGACGGTGCCCGAGGGCGAGTTCTCCTGTGAGCCGCCCCTCATCGCCCGCCACACGCAGCGCCTCTGGGTGCTGGAGGGCCAGCGGGCCACGCTGCGGTGCCGGGCCCTTGGTGACCCAGTGCCCACCATGCACTGGGTTGGCCCCGATGACCGGCTGGTGGGCAACTCCTCCCGGGCCCGGGCTTTTCCCAACGGGACCCTGGAGATCGGGGTGACGGGCTCCGGGGACGCGGGGGCCTACACCTGCATTGCTACCAACCCGGCCGGTGAGGCCACGGCCCGTGTTGAACTGCGGGTGCTGGCTCTGCCCCACGGAGGGAACGGCAGCACCGAGGGGGGCCGCCCGGGGCCCTCGGACATCGCGGCCTCAGCCCGCACGGCCGCGGAGGGCGAGGGCACGCCCGAGTCGGAGCCGGCCGTGCAGGTGACGGAGGTGACCGCCACCTCGGGGCTGGTGAGCTGGGGGCCGGGGCGGCCAGCGGACCCCGTGTGGATGTTCCAGCTCCAGTACAACAGCAGCGAGGACGAGACCCTCATCTACCGGTGAGGGGGTGCTCTGCAGTCCGGGGCCCCCAGCTCGGGAACTGCCCTCCTCTGAGCTGGCTCTGCCCCCTCCAGGGAGGGCTGGCCAcctctcctgcctctgctctctCCTGGGGCTTCCGTGCACCCCTTCTCAGCTTCCGAGCTGCCTGGGGGTCGTGGGggctgcagggggaggggaggggggaaggggggaGGCTGTGCCCTGCATGGTCTCAGGCGAGGCTGGCAGGCGGGGCCCAGGGTGCTGGCGTCTGTGTTTTAGGCGCGCGGGCTTAGCCACTCGGGCACTGCCGTGTGCTTCTCCACAGCCTCTGAGGCCGGCCCGGGGTAGGCCTGGGTGTTGACGGGCACACCCGGGGTAGGCCTGGGTGTTGACGGGCACACCTGTCTGCCCTGCACCATCTCCAGGGCCACACGTGCctgtctgttttctctgccttctgAAGTGAACACACAGGCTCCTGTGGGCCTAGGGAAGAGGCTCTTCAGAGCTGGGACCTGGGGGCGTGTGCGT
Proteins encoded:
- the LRFN4 gene encoding leucine-rich repeat and fibronectin type-III domain-containing protein 4, with translation MLASPGDARGRKFRDPPCAPGHLRFLLTPHLVPRAWVPSHGSGNVTFIRGAWLCRPQPDLSFGGPLGPLTLTPPPGQALEAAPPPKIGLGASGQWCQPHLCLGCGPSYRALAMAPPLLLLLLASGAAACPLPCICQNLSESLSTLCAHRGLLFVPPNVDRRTVELRLADNFIQALGPPDFRNMTGLVDLTLSRNAITRIGARAFGDLESLRSLHLDGNRLAELGAGSLRGPANLQHLILSGNQLGRIAPGAFDDFLGSLEDLDLSYNNLRQVPWAGIGAMPALHTLNLDHNLIDALPPGAFAQLSQLSRLDLTSNRLATLAPDPLFSRGRHAEASPAPLVLSFSGNPLHCNCELLWLRRLARPDDLETCASPPGLAGRYFWTVPEGEFSCEPPLIARHTQRLWVLEGQRATLRCRALGDPVPTMHWVGPDDRLVGNSSRARAFPNGTLEIGVTGSGDAGAYTCIATNPAGEATARVELRVLALPHGGNGSTEGGRPGPSDIAASARTAAEGEGTPESEPAVQVTEVTATSGLVSWGPGRPADPVWMFQLQYNSSEDETLIYRIVPASSHHFLLKHLVPGADYDLCLLALSPAAGPSDLTATRLLGCAHFSTLPATPLCHALQAHVLGGTLTVAVGGVLVAALLVFTVALLVRGRGAGNGRLPLKLSHVQSQTNGGPSPTPKAHPPRSPPPRPQRSCSLDLGDSGGCYGYARRLGGAWARRSHSVHGGLLGAGGRGAGGSAERLEESVV